The following are encoded in a window of uncultured Sphaerochaeta sp. genomic DNA:
- a CDS encoding glucosamine-6-phosphate deaminase yields the protein MRVTICEDKHDMGYQAAKLGISIIKEAIEKKGHAVISVATGLSQFSLYEHLAKADIDWSKVEAFGLAEYVDLSDSHPSSFRYYLNNRFVEKVTHLGAFHQINGDAENLEEEVKRLNALIKKKKVDVSFLGIGENGHIGFNDPPANFETDDPYIVVELEDRCRRQQVSEGWFSKIDEVPSKAITMSVRQILKAKHLICSVPDQRKARAVAMCLYDQIGVYSPCAALRTKKECTLFLDRTASMLVMGDRR from the coding sequence ATGCGTGTAACCATTTGCGAAGACAAACATGACATGGGCTACCAGGCAGCGAAGCTGGGCATTTCCATTATCAAGGAAGCAATCGAGAAGAAAGGCCATGCTGTCATATCCGTCGCAACCGGTTTGAGTCAATTCTCCCTCTACGAACATCTTGCAAAAGCAGACATTGACTGGAGCAAGGTGGAGGCATTCGGCTTGGCTGAATATGTAGACCTTTCCGATAGCCACCCTTCCAGTTTCCGTTATTACCTGAACAATCGCTTTGTCGAAAAAGTGACCCACCTTGGTGCATTTCACCAGATCAACGGAGATGCGGAGAATTTGGAAGAAGAGGTCAAGAGATTGAACGCTCTCATCAAAAAGAAAAAAGTGGATGTCTCCTTCCTTGGCATTGGAGAAAACGGACATATCGGGTTCAACGACCCTCCTGCCAATTTTGAAACAGACGACCCATACATTGTGGTGGAGCTTGAGGACCGATGCAGAAGGCAACAGGTAAGCGAAGGGTGGTTCTCAAAGATTGATGAGGTTCCCTCAAAAGCCATCACCATGTCTGTAAGACAGATTCTGAAAGCCAAACACCTTATCTGCTCCGTCCCGGACCAAAGAAAAGCACGTGCGGTTGCCATGTGTCTCTATGACCAGATAGGGGTCTACTCCCCTTGTGCTGCACTCAGGACAAAGAAAGAGTGCACCCTGTTCCTGGACCGCACCGCCTCCATGTTGGTAATGGGCGATCGAAGATAG
- a CDS encoding type II CAAX endopeptidase family protein, with protein MEKRRRNLMPQNAEKGSSPFPLALAMVLSLLFWLILGPYFITALGQFNIPYLEANAPFLAMALGIVVSWKLLLNTSPRSLITDHSTFRFTLFFKSMGAYLLVATLFLLLGFMTEPEAYSTSGASFLEHLMLLPLVLVLTPIQTSSEEVVFRVLPIRVVQGGRLRRGAMRNILACVLSAILFTAPHLSNRELGSADNPAIVLVFYALFGGLVTALSIASGGFEPALAIHAANNLFVALICNYQGSSLPSLPLLTTTKAIGTPLDLLQLIIGLLMVFLVVRKDIMAKHHMQK; from the coding sequence ATGGAAAAACGAAGAAGAAACTTGATGCCCCAAAATGCAGAAAAAGGAAGTTCGCCCTTCCCCTTGGCACTGGCCATGGTTCTCAGCTTGCTCTTTTGGCTGATACTGGGCCCCTATTTCATTACCGCGCTTGGGCAATTCAACATCCCCTACCTAGAAGCAAATGCACCTTTCCTTGCCATGGCTTTGGGTATCGTGGTCTCATGGAAGCTGTTGCTTAACACGAGTCCACGATCATTAATCACCGACCACAGTACCTTCCGGTTTACTCTCTTCTTCAAGAGTATGGGAGCTTATCTTCTGGTGGCCACGCTATTCTTACTCCTAGGGTTCATGACTGAACCAGAGGCATACAGTACCAGTGGCGCATCCTTTCTGGAACATCTGATGTTGCTTCCCCTGGTCCTGGTCCTTACCCCTATTCAGACCAGCAGTGAGGAAGTGGTATTCAGGGTACTTCCCATTCGGGTTGTACAAGGGGGAAGGCTGAGAAGAGGGGCAATGAGAAATATCCTTGCCTGTGTACTTTCTGCAATCCTGTTCACGGCTCCCCATCTCTCAAACAGGGAACTGGGAAGTGCAGATAACCCTGCTATTGTATTGGTATTTTATGCACTCTTCGGTGGCTTGGTTACTGCGCTGAGCATTGCCTCTGGAGGATTCGAACCAGCTCTGGCAATCCATGCAGCCAATAATCTCTTTGTTGCCCTTATCTGCAACTACCAGGGGTCCTCCCTTCCCAGCCTTCCACTCCTGACCACCACCAAGGCAATCGGGACTCCCTTGGATCTCTTGCAACTCATCATTGGGCTGTTAATGGTATTCCTTGTGGTCAGGAAAGATATCATGGCTAAACACCATATGCAAAAATGA
- a CDS encoding UPF0158 family protein translates to MDNEHVSYRLPVLSRDLLDSIIFAMEDQANFYFLDLKDEFLVREDEIQYLDDIDEEERENRFIPIPDWEPSDGFHLMEMFANRVRNPLYRSRLLAALQSGRGVFRKFKDTLSETPILERKWFSFRDEQLKRVVVSWYREQESLNQLLELSDEETELTEDILLEDFTFETLEGPVTEEIMNMVQSLVTELEAGSEEDRIASVVLMRHLELDELDHFYLAKAQDGSLAAFLSYTMLADYLVEVPLFGVKSEYRGLGLFRLLFDSFSRQMARFHYHKVVITLASAFLGMEKLFAPYGAKEVTKQLIIDTKSWNTTHPSSEEAFL, encoded by the coding sequence ATGGATAATGAACATGTATCATATCGTTTGCCTGTTTTAAGTAGGGATCTTCTCGATTCCATCATCTTTGCGATGGAAGACCAAGCGAACTTTTACTTCCTTGATCTCAAGGATGAGTTTCTCGTTAGGGAGGATGAGATACAATATCTCGATGATATAGATGAAGAGGAGCGCGAGAATCGGTTCATTCCTATCCCTGACTGGGAACCGTCGGATGGCTTTCATCTTATGGAAATGTTTGCAAACAGGGTAAGGAATCCCCTCTACCGGTCTCGTCTTCTTGCCGCCCTACAGAGCGGGAGGGGGGTATTCAGAAAGTTCAAGGACACACTCTCTGAGACACCGATACTGGAGCGAAAATGGTTCAGTTTCCGCGATGAACAACTCAAGCGTGTGGTTGTCTCCTGGTACCGGGAACAGGAGAGCCTTAATCAACTGCTGGAGTTGAGCGATGAGGAGACAGAGCTCACCGAAGACATCCTATTGGAGGACTTCACCTTCGAAACCCTTGAAGGACCGGTAACCGAAGAGATCATGAACATGGTCCAGTCATTGGTAACTGAACTTGAGGCAGGAAGTGAAGAAGACCGAATTGCAAGCGTAGTCCTGATGCGTCACCTTGAACTCGACGAACTCGATCATTTCTACTTGGCCAAAGCACAGGACGGAAGTCTGGCCGCATTCCTCTCCTACACCATGCTTGCCGATTATCTCGTGGAAGTACCACTTTTTGGAGTAAAGAGCGAGTATCGTGGACTTGGCCTTTTCCGCCTCCTTTTCGACTCGTTCAGCCGTCAGATGGCTCGCTTCCACTACCATAAGGTTGTGATTACCTTGGCATCAGCCTTTTTGGGAATGGAAAAACTCTTTGCCCCCTATGGTGCAAAGGAAGTAACCAAACAGCTCATCATTGATACAAAGAGTTGGAATACAACCCATCCAAGCTCAGAAGAAGCCTTTCTCTAG
- the eno gene encoding phosphopyruvate hydratase, with protein MSIIEFIEAREILDSRGNPTVEVDVILEDGSMGRAAVPSGASTGVHEAVELRDGDKSRYLGKGVLKAVDNVNNIIAPELEGMDSLDQVAIDRAMIALDGTPNKAKLGANAILGVSMAVARAAADYLGLPLYKYLGAYHACTLPVPMANILNGGAHSDNKVDFQEFMVMPIGAASLREGLRMTAEVFHNLKSVLKGRKYNTSVGDEGGFAPDLQSNEEALEVIMEAIKAAGYTTGRDGDFMIALDPASSELYDEKTKTYTLRWSTGDKLTSAQMVDLWEDWANRYPIISIEDGMAEDDWEGWKLLTDRIGDRVQLVGDDLFVTNVERLKMGLEKGVGNSILIKVNQIGTLTETFEAIDLAKRNGYTSIVSHRSGETEDNFIADLVVALETGQIKTGSMSRSDRLAKYNQLLRIEDYLGDTAKYAGRDAFRVL; from the coding sequence ATGAGCATTATTGAATTTATCGAAGCCAGGGAAATCCTTGACTCACGTGGTAACCCCACCGTTGAAGTAGATGTCATTCTTGAGGATGGTTCCATGGGCCGTGCAGCAGTTCCTTCTGGTGCTTCCACCGGAGTCCACGAAGCTGTAGAGCTGCGTGATGGGGACAAGAGCCGCTATCTTGGTAAGGGCGTTTTGAAGGCTGTAGACAATGTCAACAACATCATCGCACCTGAACTTGAAGGTATGGATTCTCTTGACCAGGTTGCTATCGACCGCGCTATGATTGCTCTTGACGGTACTCCAAATAAGGCAAAGCTTGGTGCAAACGCAATCCTTGGTGTTTCCATGGCTGTTGCCCGTGCTGCTGCTGACTACCTTGGTCTGCCGCTGTACAAGTATCTTGGTGCTTACCACGCATGCACACTTCCCGTTCCGATGGCAAACATCCTCAACGGTGGTGCACACAGCGATAACAAGGTTGACTTCCAGGAGTTCATGGTAATGCCGATCGGTGCTGCTTCCCTCCGCGAGGGACTTCGCATGACCGCAGAGGTTTTCCACAACCTGAAATCAGTTTTGAAGGGACGCAAGTACAACACCTCTGTTGGTGATGAGGGTGGTTTCGCTCCCGACTTGCAGTCCAATGAAGAGGCTCTTGAGGTTATCATGGAAGCTATCAAGGCTGCTGGTTATACCACCGGTCGTGATGGGGACTTCATGATTGCTCTCGATCCGGCCAGCAGTGAGCTGTACGACGAGAAGACCAAGACCTATACCCTCAGATGGTCCACCGGTGACAAGCTTACCAGTGCACAGATGGTTGACCTCTGGGAAGACTGGGCAAACCGTTACCCGATCATCTCAATCGAAGACGGCATGGCCGAGGACGACTGGGAAGGTTGGAAGTTGCTCACCGATCGTATCGGCGACCGTGTCCAGCTTGTTGGTGATGACTTGTTCGTAACCAATGTTGAGAGACTGAAGATGGGTCTTGAGAAGGGTGTTGGTAACTCCATCCTGATCAAGGTGAACCAGATCGGTACCCTCACTGAGACCTTCGAGGCTATTGACCTTGCAAAGCGCAACGGCTATACCTCAATTGTTTCCCACCGCTCCGGAGAGACCGAGGACAACTTCATTGCTGACCTCGTAGTTGCTCTTGAGACTGGACAGATCAAGACCGGTAGCATGAGCCGCTCTGACCGTCTTGCCAAGTACAACCAGCTTCTGCGCATCGAGGACTACCTCGGTGATACCGCTAAGTATGCTGGACGGGATGCTTTCCGCGTACTGTAA